A DNA window from Mycobacterium sp. IDR2000157661 contains the following coding sequences:
- a CDS encoding type I polyketide synthase: MGCRLAGGVSSPAQFWRFLLAGGSDVTEIPSERWEPYLRRDPRNAAVLREATKLGSFLPDLGGFDAEFFGVSPREAELMDPQQRLALEVSWEALEHAGVRPRSLAGSDTAVLMGVNSDDYGKLVMEDLTGIEAWTGIGTSLCGIANRVSHLLDLRGPSVALDAACAASLVAVHQACQLLRAGETSLALAGGVSALIGPGLTRVLDVAGATAADGRCKTFDAAADGYGRGEGAGVVVLKRLADAVRDADHVYAVVRGGAVAQDGRTVGIMSPNGDAQADMFRRACRSAGVSPASVDFVEAHGTGTPTGDPTEVRALASVYGFGRGGDAPCRIGSVKPNVGHLEGGAGVVGLIKAALALHHETIPPTAGLTTLTPAVDWPSSGLRVPTDAEPWQRTAERPRRAAVCSYGYGGTIAHVLLEEAPAQPGPEAVDRQKVPAVIPVSARSAARLRAQAGALAEHLNGGGDSLDRVAATMWVRRSHEPVRAAVIADDLAAAATALSALAADTPDRAVVTGAVLPSAADGAVWVFSGHGSHWTGMGRRLLTAATEFATVIDAIDPVFEAQLGFSAREALTAGELGGTDRVQALTFAMQVGLAAVLRARGVTPAAVIGHSVGEVAACVTAGVFDLTTGAAVACYRARGFRSVAGQGAMALVRLPFAEAQRRLRGRTDIEAAINASPASTVVSGTVDAVAEVSADWAQQGVMVRRVNTDVAFHSPAMDALTGELGRLTGQLPAPRAAETPLYTTALADPRSRAPRDRHYWVANLRDRVRFAEAVSAAIEDGHRLFLEVSAHPVVAHSIAETLADAGIDEHAVVPLLRRDRPEMHSVATALAALHCHGAPVAHGFDAAAPWAHDLPVTQWQHRRFWRTPTPPPGGRAVHDVRSHTLLGGRTEVTGAVTSRMWQTRLDMSTRPYPGDHPVKGTEIVPAAVIVNTFLAAAAGLNTRCDRVGTDLVDVRLRTPVAPGRARDVQVVLQDRGLTLATRLVDDEDGAEDGGWLTHSSAVAAADEHIEDLLGRLLDEAAARDRCHRPLPPDHVVHTLSALGVAAMGFDWQIREISGGDGELLARVTTHGDGSWPDTWASLLDAATSAASTVFDGPPRLRMPASIERIQVHGRPPAVALLHVRRRPGTTTTDVVLAEQSGKVLASLTGMAFEPLENPSGSDVSRMLHRVAWHPVPWCEDSRPAAVLIVGGDQGSRDLVGRDLAAAEVPYAFCGDPVEVAASPVVTQRDAVVLLIPRPQDSPEQSVALATRTLRVLVDHGATARMWILTHRVHEGANLGPAPLWGLARVAAAEHPDVFGGVLDVAAGLPVGVLSSVHGHPVVVVRDGVARSARLAPVERGAAAPLQCSAGGTYLITGGTGVLGLRMAARLADIGARRLVLLSRSGIPDRSEWHGDCELTHTVTALEQRGVSVHVVAVDIGASGAAGVLRATLRDLPPVRGVIHAAGVEAGALLVNTTPEDFRAAMHPKVDGTLTLHEVFPPEQLDWMVLFSSCGYLSGFPGQGAYACANSFLDVMARHRRGLGDRTVSVAWTAWRGLGMGSTSGFVAAQLDALGMGTVGADEAMRALDLAMRLDEPNVVVLPVLPDAAAVPMLADVAPAVENEAGEAPADGGPDVDPENVSGIVVAAVAAQLGLPERDVDTGLPLVEAGVDSIMTVGLLRTLEKRTGLSLPPTLLWEHPTAAAVSDRIVELLAAPGMAEQIEVS; encoded by the coding sequence ATGGGCTGTCGACTGGCGGGCGGCGTCAGCAGCCCGGCGCAGTTCTGGCGCTTCCTGCTCGCAGGCGGCAGCGACGTCACCGAGATTCCCAGCGAACGCTGGGAGCCGTATCTGCGCCGCGACCCGCGCAATGCGGCGGTGCTCAGGGAGGCCACAAAGCTGGGCTCGTTCCTGCCGGATCTGGGCGGGTTCGACGCCGAGTTCTTCGGGGTGTCCCCACGCGAGGCGGAGCTGATGGACCCCCAGCAGCGGCTCGCGCTCGAGGTCAGCTGGGAGGCGCTGGAACACGCGGGCGTACGGCCGCGGTCGCTGGCCGGCAGCGACACCGCCGTGCTGATGGGCGTCAACTCCGACGACTACGGCAAGCTCGTCATGGAGGACCTCACCGGCATCGAGGCCTGGACCGGGATCGGCACGTCGTTGTGCGGCATCGCCAACCGGGTGTCGCACCTACTCGACCTGCGCGGGCCCAGCGTGGCGCTGGACGCCGCCTGCGCCGCCTCGCTGGTCGCCGTGCACCAGGCCTGTCAACTGCTGCGGGCGGGTGAGACGTCGCTGGCGCTGGCCGGGGGCGTCAGCGCGTTGATCGGACCCGGGCTGACCCGGGTGCTCGACGTCGCGGGCGCGACCGCTGCCGACGGACGGTGCAAGACGTTCGATGCCGCCGCCGACGGCTACGGGCGCGGTGAGGGCGCAGGCGTGGTGGTGCTCAAGCGACTCGCCGACGCGGTCCGCGACGCGGACCACGTGTACGCGGTCGTGCGCGGCGGCGCCGTCGCGCAGGACGGTCGCACCGTCGGGATCATGTCGCCGAACGGCGACGCCCAGGCCGACATGTTCCGGCGGGCCTGCCGGTCGGCGGGCGTGAGTCCCGCGAGCGTCGACTTCGTCGAGGCGCACGGCACCGGCACCCCGACCGGTGATCCCACCGAGGTGCGCGCCCTCGCATCGGTTTACGGTTTCGGCCGCGGGGGCGACGCGCCGTGCCGCATCGGCTCTGTCAAACCGAATGTCGGCCACCTCGAGGGGGGCGCCGGTGTCGTCGGGCTCATCAAGGCGGCCCTGGCCCTGCACCACGAGACCATCCCGCCCACTGCGGGCCTGACCACCCTGACTCCGGCCGTCGACTGGCCCAGCAGCGGGCTGCGGGTGCCGACCGATGCCGAACCATGGCAGCGCACCGCGGAGCGGCCACGGCGCGCTGCGGTGTGCAGCTACGGCTACGGCGGCACCATCGCCCATGTGCTGCTCGAAGAAGCGCCGGCGCAGCCTGGCCCGGAAGCCGTTGACAGACAGAAAGTTCCGGCGGTCATCCCGGTGTCGGCCCGGTCGGCCGCGCGGTTGCGTGCGCAGGCGGGCGCGCTCGCCGAGCACCTGAACGGCGGCGGCGATTCCCTCGACCGGGTCGCGGCCACCATGTGGGTGCGCCGCTCACACGAACCGGTGCGCGCGGCCGTGATCGCCGACGACCTCGCCGCCGCGGCGACGGCGCTGTCCGCACTGGCCGCCGACACCCCCGACCGCGCGGTGGTCACCGGCGCCGTGCTGCCGTCGGCGGCCGACGGTGCGGTGTGGGTGTTCTCCGGCCACGGTTCGCACTGGACCGGCATGGGTCGCCGACTGCTCACCGCCGCAACGGAATTCGCGACGGTCATCGATGCGATCGACCCGGTGTTCGAGGCGCAGCTCGGCTTCTCTGCCCGCGAGGCGCTCACCGCGGGCGAACTCGGCGGCACCGACCGGGTGCAGGCCCTGACGTTCGCCATGCAAGTCGGCCTGGCGGCCGTGCTGCGGGCGCGCGGCGTGACACCCGCCGCGGTGATCGGGCATTCGGTCGGCGAGGTGGCCGCCTGCGTGACGGCCGGGGTGTTCGACCTGACGACCGGTGCCGCGGTCGCGTGCTACCGGGCGCGCGGCTTCCGGTCGGTGGCGGGGCAGGGCGCCATGGCACTTGTGCGCCTGCCGTTCGCCGAGGCACAGCGACGCCTGAGAGGGCGGACCGACATCGAGGCGGCGATCAACGCATCGCCCGCCTCGACCGTGGTGTCGGGCACGGTCGACGCCGTGGCCGAGGTCAGCGCCGACTGGGCGCAGCAGGGCGTCATGGTGCGCCGCGTCAACACCGACGTCGCGTTCCACAGTCCCGCGATGGACGCGCTGACCGGCGAACTCGGCCGCCTCACCGGGCAGCTGCCCGCTCCGCGCGCCGCCGAAACTCCGCTGTACACCACGGCGTTGGCCGACCCGCGGTCCCGAGCACCGCGTGACCGGCACTACTGGGTGGCCAATCTGCGCGACCGCGTGCGGTTCGCCGAGGCCGTGTCGGCGGCGATCGAGGACGGACACCGACTCTTCCTCGAGGTGTCGGCGCATCCGGTGGTCGCGCACTCGATCGCCGAAACCCTGGCCGATGCCGGAATCGACGAGCACGCGGTCGTACCGCTGCTGCGGCGGGACCGGCCGGAGATGCACTCGGTCGCAACGGCACTCGCCGCGCTGCACTGTCACGGCGCCCCGGTCGCCCACGGTTTCGACGCGGCCGCACCGTGGGCACACGACCTGCCGGTGACGCAGTGGCAACACCGCCGCTTCTGGCGCACCCCCACGCCGCCACCAGGCGGGCGCGCCGTGCACGACGTACGCAGTCACACGTTGCTCGGTGGCCGCACCGAGGTGACCGGCGCCGTGACATCGCGGATGTGGCAGACCCGCCTCGACATGAGCACCCGGCCCTATCCCGGAGATCATCCGGTCAAGGGCACCGAGATCGTGCCCGCCGCGGTCATCGTCAACACGTTCCTCGCTGCGGCCGCGGGCCTGAACACCCGCTGTGACCGCGTGGGCACTGATCTGGTCGACGTCCGACTGCGCACACCGGTCGCACCGGGGCGTGCCCGTGACGTCCAGGTGGTGCTGCAGGACCGAGGCCTGACGCTGGCCACCCGCCTGGTCGACGACGAGGACGGCGCCGAGGACGGCGGGTGGCTGACCCACAGCAGCGCGGTGGCCGCGGCCGACGAGCACATCGAGGACCTACTCGGGCGGCTGCTCGACGAAGCCGCGGCCCGCGATCGGTGCCACCGGCCGTTGCCCCCCGACCATGTGGTCCACACGCTGTCCGCACTGGGAGTGGCCGCGATGGGATTCGACTGGCAGATCCGCGAAATCAGCGGCGGCGACGGCGAACTGCTCGCCCGGGTCACCACGCACGGTGACGGCTCTTGGCCCGACACCTGGGCCTCGCTGCTGGACGCGGCGACGTCGGCGGCGTCGACGGTGTTCGACGGTCCACCGCGGCTGCGCATGCCTGCGAGCATCGAACGGATACAGGTGCACGGCCGCCCGCCCGCGGTGGCGCTGCTGCACGTTCGGCGTCGCCCCGGCACCACCACGACCGACGTGGTGCTGGCCGAGCAGTCGGGCAAGGTGCTCGCCTCCCTGACCGGTATGGCCTTCGAGCCACTCGAAAACCCCTCGGGCAGTGATGTTTCCCGGATGCTGCACCGAGTTGCGTGGCATCCGGTGCCGTGGTGCGAGGACAGCAGGCCCGCTGCGGTCCTGATCGTCGGCGGTGACCAGGGCAGCCGCGACCTCGTCGGCCGCGACCTCGCCGCCGCCGAAGTCCCCTACGCGTTCTGCGGCGACCCGGTCGAGGTGGCCGCGTCGCCGGTCGTGACCCAACGGGACGCGGTGGTGTTGCTGATTCCGCGGCCCCAGGATTCACCCGAGCAGTCGGTCGCGCTGGCCACGCGGACGTTGCGCGTTCTGGTGGACCATGGCGCGACGGCCCGCATGTGGATCCTCACCCACCGGGTGCACGAGGGCGCCAACCTGGGACCCGCGCCCCTGTGGGGCCTGGCCAGGGTGGCCGCGGCCGAACATCCGGACGTCTTCGGCGGGGTACTGGACGTCGCCGCCGGACTGCCGGTCGGCGTGCTGTCGTCGGTGCACGGTCACCCCGTCGTGGTGGTGCGCGACGGGGTCGCCCGGTCGGCCCGCCTGGCGCCCGTCGAGCGCGGCGCGGCTGCCCCACTGCAGTGTTCGGCCGGCGGTACCTACCTGATCACCGGGGGCACCGGCGTGCTGGGTCTGCGCATGGCTGCGCGGCTGGCCGACATCGGCGCCCGACGACTGGTGCTGCTGTCGCGGTCCGGCATACCGGACCGGTCCGAGTGGCACGGTGACTGCGAACTGACCCACACCGTCACAGCGCTCGAGCAGCGCGGGGTCTCCGTGCACGTCGTCGCCGTGGACATCGGCGCATCCGGCGCCGCCGGTGTGCTGCGCGCAACGCTGCGGGACCTGCCGCCCGTGCGCGGCGTGATCCACGCCGCCGGTGTCGAGGCGGGCGCACTGCTGGTCAACACCACGCCCGAGGATTTCCGCGCCGCGATGCACCCCAAGGTCGACGGCACCCTGACCCTGCACGAGGTCTTCCCGCCCGAGCAGCTGGACTGGATGGTGTTGTTCTCGTCATGCGGTTACCTCTCCGGATTCCCCGGCCAGGGCGCCTACGCGTGCGCCAACTCGTTCCTGGATGTGATGGCCCGGCACCGCCGTGGGTTGGGTGACCGCACGGTCAGCGTGGCCTGGACGGCATGGCGGGGCCTGGGTATGGGGTCGACCTCCGGCTTCGTCGCGGCGCAGCTGGATGCGCTCGGCATGGGAACCGTCGGCGCCGACGAGGCGATGCGCGCACTCGACCTGGCGATGCGCCTCGACGAACCGAATGTGGTTGTGCTGCCCGTTCTTCCAGATGCTGCAGCAGTGCCGATGCTGGCCGACGTGGCGCCCGCTGTTGAGAACGAGGCGGGGGAGGCGCCTGCCGACGGCGGGCCGGACGTCGACCCGGAGAACGTGAGCGGAATCGTCGTCGCCGCCGTCGCGGCGCAGCTGGGATTGCCCGAGCGCGACGTGGATACCGGCCTGCCGCTGGTGGAGGCGGGCGTCGACTCGATCATGACCGTCGGACTGCTGCGCACCCTGGAGAAGCGAACCGGGCTGTCGCTGCCGCCCACGCTGCTGTGGGAACACCCAACGGCGGCAGCGGTTTCCGACCGCATCGTCGAACTGCTCGCCGCACCGGGCATGGCCGAGCAGATCGAGGTGTCCTGA
- a CDS encoding (2,3-dihydroxybenzoyl)adenylate synthase, which produces MSTGFQQHTAAPGSVETGDLTTGFVPFPADRAEAYRRAGYWADRPLDSILGDAASAWPDRTAVIDPAVSYTFADLDTRADRVAAALTDGGIAPGDRLLVQLPNTCDFAVAVFGVLRAGAVPVMCLPGHRAAELNHFAATSDAVGLIVADVIAGFDYRELAAELVAANPALRHVFVNGEPGDFESFSALAEFDGPPPPRVSVDPDAPALLLVSGGTTGLPKLIARTHNDYLYNAKASAQECQMTGDDVYLVVLPAGHNFPLACPGILGSMTVGATSVFTTDASPESAFALIDRHRVTVTALVNALAKVWTQACEWEPVLPTSLRLVQVGGSRMTPQEAEYILSGLTPGLQQIFGMAEGMLNFTRPGDPVDVVVNTQGRPMSPHDEMRVVDESGADVAAGAEGELLVRGPYTLNGYYRAEEANARSFSPDGFYRTGDRVRIFTDGPHAGYVEVTGRIKDVIHRGGETVSASDLEEHLFAHPAVYAAAAVALPDDFLGEKICAAVVFQGAPITLAELNRFLDDRGVSAHCRPDVLAPLPALPKTAVGKVDKKKVIAQLVS; this is translated from the coding sequence ATGAGCACCGGCTTCCAACAGCACACCGCCGCACCAGGATCGGTCGAGACCGGCGATCTCACGACCGGTTTCGTGCCGTTTCCGGCTGACCGCGCCGAGGCCTACCGGCGAGCGGGCTACTGGGCCGACCGCCCGCTCGACTCGATCCTCGGCGACGCGGCATCAGCCTGGCCCGACCGGACGGCGGTGATCGACCCGGCCGTGAGCTACACCTTCGCCGACCTCGACACCCGTGCGGACCGCGTCGCCGCGGCGCTGACCGACGGCGGGATCGCACCCGGTGACCGACTGCTGGTGCAACTGCCGAACACCTGCGACTTCGCCGTCGCGGTGTTCGGGGTGCTGCGGGCAGGCGCCGTCCCGGTGATGTGCCTGCCCGGCCACCGCGCGGCCGAACTGAACCATTTCGCGGCCACCAGTGACGCCGTCGGCCTCATCGTCGCCGACGTCATCGCGGGCTTCGACTACCGCGAGTTGGCCGCCGAACTGGTCGCCGCGAACCCGGCCCTGCGGCATGTCTTCGTCAACGGCGAGCCGGGTGACTTCGAATCCTTCTCGGCGCTGGCCGAATTCGACGGGCCGCCACCGCCCCGCGTTTCGGTCGACCCGGATGCACCGGCCCTGCTGTTGGTGTCGGGCGGCACCACCGGCCTGCCGAAGCTGATCGCGCGCACTCACAACGACTATCTGTACAACGCGAAGGCAAGCGCTCAGGAATGTCAGATGACCGGCGACGACGTCTATCTCGTCGTCCTGCCGGCCGGGCACAACTTCCCGCTCGCCTGTCCGGGCATCCTGGGGTCGATGACGGTCGGCGCCACATCGGTTTTCACCACCGACGCCAGCCCCGAATCGGCGTTCGCGTTGATCGACCGCCACCGAGTCACCGTCACCGCTCTGGTCAACGCACTGGCCAAGGTGTGGACCCAGGCCTGTGAGTGGGAACCGGTGCTGCCGACCTCGCTGCGCCTGGTGCAGGTGGGCGGCTCGCGAATGACCCCGCAGGAGGCCGAGTACATCCTGTCGGGGCTCACGCCGGGGCTGCAGCAGATCTTCGGGATGGCCGAGGGCATGCTGAACTTCACCCGTCCCGGTGATCCCGTCGACGTCGTGGTCAACACCCAGGGCCGCCCGATGTCGCCCCACGACGAGATGCGGGTGGTCGACGAGTCCGGCGCGGACGTGGCCGCCGGTGCGGAGGGCGAGTTGCTCGTGCGCGGGCCCTACACCCTCAACGGCTACTACCGCGCCGAGGAGGCCAACGCGCGGTCGTTCAGCCCGGACGGCTTCTACCGCACCGGCGATCGCGTGCGCATCTTCACCGACGGTCCGCACGCCGGATACGTCGAGGTCACCGGACGCATCAAGGACGTCATCCACCGGGGTGGCGAGACGGTGTCGGCGTCCGACCTCGAAGAGCATTTGTTCGCGCACCCTGCGGTCTATGCCGCGGCGGCGGTGGCGCTGCCCGACGACTTCCTCGGCGAGAAGATTTGCGCCGCCGTGGTTTTCCAGGGCGCACCGATCACGCTTGCCGAGTTGAACCGGTTCCTCGACGACCGCGGCGTCTCGGCGCACTGCCGCCCCGACGTGCTGGCGCCGCTGCCTGCGTTGCCCAAGACCGCGGTCGGCAAGGTCGACAAGAAGAAGGTCATCGCTCAGTTGGTGTCCTGA
- a CDS encoding non-ribosomal peptide synthetase, which yields MSSGRTVREEVAELLGVSPETVDPEADLIASGLDSIRMMSLSGRWRKQGIDINFAALAENPTVAAWSTFVAERRADTPPAPVARPGAGDAGDAGEAPFPLAPMQHAMWLGRNADQRLGGVAAHLYVEFDGAGVDPERLRAAAAKLVARHPMLRVKILPDGTQRIGDRGLTVTVHDLRDLDTAAADERLEAIRHQKSHQMLDGDVLELSLSLRPGGRTRLHVDMDMNAADAVSYRKFMADLAVFYRGGDLPDLGYTYREYRAALTAADPGPTEEDLRWWAERIPGLPEAPALPLTPPAEQDDPRRSVRLWHIFDVPTRDALFAAAHRRGITPAMAVAASYSNALARWSSGPRFLLNLPMFGREPFHPDVEKLVGCFTSSLMLDIDLSHTRTPTQRARAVQGTLHNTARHSSYSGLSVLRDIGRHRGNQTLAPIVYTSALGLGDLFAGEVTDQFGAPVWTISQGPQVLIDAQATPLADGLMINWDVRVDAFRPGVADAMFAYHLAELTRLATDDTAWERPDPPALPEAQRAVREVVNGTAAPPSGEALHDGFFRTAAAAPGAPALIGRDGELSYGELRARALGVATMLRANGVRRGDVVALIGPKCTEQIPAALGILAAGAAYLPIGADQPADRTARILASSGVSAVLLSGGAGPVGLDVPTLRVADAARSAADGERDPVDPQSLAYVLFTSGSTGEPKGVELTHDAVMNTVEFVTDRFGLGPADRSLALASLEADMSVLEIFPILRAGGTVVVVDEDQRRDPDVWARLVDEHGVTMLNWMPGWLDMLLEVGGERLRSLRVVLLGGDWVRPELVRRLRDSAPSVRVSGLGGATETAVHGTVCEVGELPAAWTSVPYGHPFPNNACRVVAADGSDCPDWVPGELWFTGRGIARGYRGRPDLTAEKFVEHDGRTWYRTGDLARYWPDGTLEFVGRMDHRVKISGYRIELGEVEAALERVAGVDAAVAAVAAGDRDALGAVVRSADPSVDARSVAAALTDLLPAHMVPSVIVVTDAIPFTLNGKIDRTAVARLLAEAKPPAAQMYRPPSGPLESALTAIVADVLDIDPEGIGADDDFFSLGGDSVLATQVIARVRDWLDAPTAQVTDMFAARCVAGLAERLLAGEADGERLTAVAEVYLEVAGMDSDEVLSELESSA from the coding sequence GTGAGTTCTGGCAGGACGGTGCGTGAGGAGGTCGCCGAGCTTCTCGGCGTGAGTCCGGAAACCGTCGACCCGGAGGCCGACCTGATCGCGTCGGGCCTCGACTCGATCCGCATGATGTCGTTGTCCGGCCGGTGGCGTAAGCAGGGCATCGACATCAACTTCGCGGCGCTCGCCGAGAACCCCACCGTGGCGGCGTGGTCGACGTTCGTGGCCGAACGCCGCGCCGACACTCCGCCCGCACCGGTGGCCCGCCCGGGGGCCGGGGACGCCGGCGACGCCGGGGAGGCGCCGTTCCCGCTCGCACCGATGCAGCACGCGATGTGGTTGGGCCGCAACGCCGACCAGCGACTCGGCGGTGTCGCGGCGCACCTGTATGTCGAGTTCGACGGCGCCGGTGTCGATCCCGAGCGGCTGCGCGCGGCGGCGGCGAAACTCGTCGCCCGCCATCCGATGCTGCGGGTAAAAATCCTGCCCGACGGCACCCAGCGCATCGGTGACCGCGGCCTTACGGTCACCGTGCACGATCTGCGCGACCTCGACACCGCGGCCGCCGACGAGCGGCTGGAGGCGATCCGGCACCAGAAGTCGCATCAGATGCTCGACGGTGACGTGCTCGAGCTGAGCCTGTCCCTGCGTCCCGGCGGCCGCACCCGGTTGCACGTGGACATGGACATGAACGCAGCCGACGCGGTGAGCTACCGCAAGTTCATGGCCGACCTCGCGGTGTTCTACCGCGGCGGCGACCTGCCCGACCTCGGCTACACCTACCGCGAGTACCGCGCCGCGCTGACGGCGGCCGATCCCGGGCCGACCGAGGAGGACCTGCGGTGGTGGGCCGAACGGATTCCCGGGCTCCCCGAAGCGCCCGCCTTGCCGCTAACGCCTCCTGCCGAGCAGGATGACCCCCGCCGCAGCGTGCGGCTCTGGCACATCTTCGACGTGCCGACCAGGGACGCCCTGTTCGCCGCCGCACACCGCCGCGGCATCACCCCCGCCATGGCCGTCGCGGCGTCCTACTCGAATGCGCTGGCGCGCTGGTCGAGTGGCCCGCGCTTCCTGCTGAACCTGCCGATGTTCGGCCGTGAGCCGTTCCACCCCGACGTCGAGAAGCTCGTCGGGTGCTTCACCTCCTCGCTGATGCTCGACATCGACCTGTCGCACACCAGAACCCCCACCCAACGGGCGCGGGCGGTGCAGGGGACGCTGCACAACACCGCGAGGCACTCGAGCTACTCGGGCTTGTCGGTGCTGCGCGACATCGGCAGGCACCGCGGCAACCAGACCCTCGCGCCGATCGTCTACACCAGCGCGCTGGGGCTCGGCGACCTGTTCGCCGGTGAGGTGACAGATCAGTTCGGCGCGCCGGTGTGGACCATCTCCCAGGGGCCGCAGGTGCTCATCGACGCCCAGGCGACGCCGCTGGCGGACGGCCTGATGATCAACTGGGACGTCCGCGTCGACGCGTTCCGGCCCGGCGTCGCCGACGCCATGTTCGCCTACCACCTGGCCGAGCTGACCCGACTCGCCACCGACGACACCGCCTGGGAGCGGCCCGACCCGCCCGCGCTGCCCGAGGCGCAGCGGGCCGTGCGCGAGGTGGTGAACGGCACCGCCGCGCCGCCCAGCGGAGAGGCGCTGCACGACGGGTTCTTCCGCACCGCGGCGGCCGCTCCGGGTGCACCCGCCCTGATCGGGCGTGACGGCGAGCTCAGCTACGGCGAACTGCGTGCGCGGGCGCTCGGCGTCGCTACAATGCTGCGCGCCAACGGGGTTCGCCGAGGTGACGTGGTCGCGTTGATCGGACCCAAGTGCACCGAGCAGATCCCGGCGGCGCTGGGCATCCTTGCCGCCGGCGCGGCCTACCTGCCGATCGGCGCCGACCAGCCGGCGGACCGGACCGCGCGGATCCTCGCGTCGAGCGGCGTGTCGGCGGTGCTGCTGAGCGGCGGGGCCGGACCCGTGGGACTCGACGTGCCGACCCTCCGCGTCGCCGATGCGGCTCGGTCGGCAGCCGACGGTGAGCGCGATCCCGTCGATCCGCAATCCCTTGCCTACGTGCTGTTCACGTCGGGGTCGACCGGTGAGCCCAAGGGTGTGGAACTGACGCACGACGCGGTGATGAACACCGTCGAGTTCGTCACCGACCGGTTCGGTCTGGGACCCGCCGACCGCAGCCTGGCACTGGCCTCCCTGGAGGCCGACATGTCGGTGCTGGAGATCTTCCCGATCCTGCGCGCCGGCGGCACCGTGGTGGTGGTCGACGAGGATCAGCGCCGCGATCCCGACGTCTGGGCGCGACTCGTCGACGAGCACGGCGTCACGATGCTCAACTGGATGCCAGGATGGCTGGACATGCTGCTCGAAGTCGGTGGCGAGCGGCTGCGCAGCCTGCGCGTGGTGCTGCTGGGCGGTGACTGGGTGCGCCCCGAACTCGTTCGGCGTCTTCGTGATTCGGCACCATCGGTGCGGGTGTCGGGTCTCGGCGGCGCCACCGAGACCGCCGTGCACGGCACCGTCTGCGAGGTCGGCGAGCTTCCGGCGGCGTGGACGTCGGTGCCGTACGGTCACCCCTTCCCGAACAACGCGTGCCGCGTCGTCGCCGCCGACGGCAGCGACTGCCCGGACTGGGTGCCCGGCGAACTCTGGTTCACCGGCCGGGGGATCGCGCGCGGATACCGGGGCCGCCCCGACCTGACGGCCGAGAAGTTCGTCGAACACGACGGCCGGACCTGGTACCGCACCGGTGATCTCGCGCGCTACTGGCCCGACGGCACGCTGGAGTTCGTCGGCCGGATGGACCACCGGGTCAAGATCAGCGGTTACCGCATCGAACTCGGCGAGGTGGAGGCGGCGCTCGAACGGGTGGCTGGTGTCGACGCCGCCGTCGCCGCCGTCGCCGCCGGCGACCGTGACGCCCTGGGCGCGGTGGTGCGCAGCGCGGATCCGAGCGTCGACGCGCGATCCGTCGCCGCGGCGCTGACCGATCTCCTGCCTGCCCACATGGTTCCCAGCGTCATCGTCGTCACCGATGCGATCCCGTTCACCCTCAACGGCAAGATCGACCGCACGGCCGTCGCGCGACTGCTGGCCGAGGCGAAACCCCCTGCGGCCCAGATGTACCGGCCGCCGTCAGGCCCGCTGGAATCGGCGCTGACCGCCATTGTGGCCGACGTGCTCGACATCGATCCCGAGGGCATCGGCGCCGATGACGACTTCTTCTCCCTCGGCGGCGACTCGGTGTTGGCGACCCAGGTGATCGCCCGGGTGCGCGACTGGCTCGACGCTCCGACGGCGCAGGTGACCGACATGTTCGCCGCGCGGTGTGTGGCCGGGCTCGCCGAGCGCCTGCTCGCCGGGGAGGCCGACGGCGAGCGGCTCACTGCGGTGGCCGAGGTCTACCTCGAGGTCGCCGGAATGGACAGCGACGAGGTTCTTTCCGAACTGGAGTCCTCAGCGTAG
- a CDS encoding LLM class F420-dependent oxidoreductase: MDLTGVGIWSSQLRYGDQGQAAEAAAELEELGFDALWIPDVGGPVLDSVDHLLTATTNVVIATGILNLWMHEPADVAARYAELSASHGERFLLGIGVSHAPLIDSTEPGRYRKPLAATRAYLDGLDAAEHPVPVGNRVLAALGPKMLELAASRSRGAHPYLVTPEHTGFAREHLGAGPLLLPEQTVLLTTDADQARSLGTDWLRAYLALPNYANNLLRSGFTEDDVSSVSDRLFDAIIAWGDEETVLRRVREHHDAGADHVCVQVLTADPREFPHEQWRRLAAALR; the protein is encoded by the coding sequence ATGGATCTGACGGGCGTCGGTATATGGAGTTCGCAGCTGCGTTACGGCGACCAGGGGCAGGCCGCCGAAGCCGCCGCGGAGCTGGAGGAGCTGGGCTTCGACGCGTTGTGGATACCGGACGTCGGCGGGCCCGTGCTCGACTCGGTGGACCACCTGCTGACGGCGACGACGAACGTGGTGATCGCGACCGGCATCCTCAACCTCTGGATGCACGAGCCCGCCGACGTGGCCGCTCGTTACGCCGAGCTCAGCGCGTCGCACGGGGAACGTTTCCTGCTGGGTATCGGCGTGAGCCACGCACCGCTGATCGACTCGACCGAACCGGGCCGCTACCGCAAGCCACTGGCCGCGACGCGCGCGTATCTCGACGGGCTGGACGCCGCCGAACACCCCGTGCCCGTAGGCAACCGGGTACTCGCGGCGCTGGGCCCCAAGATGCTCGAACTCGCTGCGAGCCGCTCCCGCGGGGCACACCCCTACCTGGTCACCCCCGAGCACACCGGGTTCGCGCGTGAGCACCTCGGTGCCGGCCCGCTGCTGCTGCCCGAGCAGACGGTGCTGCTCACCACCGACGCCGACCAGGCGCGCTCGCTGGGCACCGATTGGCTGCGCGCGTATCTGGCGCTGCCGAACTACGCCAACAACCTGCTGCGGTCCGGCTTCACCGAAGACGACGTGAGCTCAGTGAGCGACCGGTTGTTCGACGCGATCATCGCCTGGGGAGACGAGGAGACGGTGCTGCGCCGCGTGCGCGAGCATCACGACGCCGGCGCCGACCATGTCTGCGTTCAGGTGCTCACCGCCGACCCGCGCGAATTCCCGCACGAGCAGTGGCGCCGACTGGCCGCGGCCCTACGCTGA